GGCGGAGCGGGCACCCCTTCGTCCTTCTACCAGTGGAGCGATTCGGTCCCGACGACAGCCGGCAAGCTGCTTCGTTCCGAGCCGCTGGAAGACCGACTGCAGCTCGAGCAGAGCGCCCGCTCGGTTCGCTTCCTCTATTCGTCCGAGAGCTTCAGCGGAAAGCCGGTCGCGGTTTCGGCGGCTGCGTTCCTGCCGGAAGGAGAGGCGCCGAAGGGAGGGTGGCCCGTCATCGCCTGGTCCCACGGAACCGTCGGCATCGCCGATCAGTGCGCGCCTTCGTGGAGCGGGCGATCAGAGCGAGACGTCAGCTACCTGAACTACTGGCTCGCGAAGGGCTACGCGATCGTCGCGACCGACTACGAAGGCCTCGGCACGCCTGGGCCGCACCCGTACCTCCACTGCGAGGCCGCGGCGAGGGGAAACATCGACGCCGTCGTCGCTGCCCAGGGTCTCGGGTGGGGCCTCTCGAAGAAGTGGCTCGTCACCGGCCAGTCACAGGGTGGGCATGGTGCACTGTGCACCGCGGTCCAAGCGAGCAGCCGGGCTCCGGACCTGGAGTTCGTCGGCACGCTCGCGACCGCGCCCGGAATCGGATTCTTGAAAGCCTATTCCGGCCAGCACACCGAGCGAGACGGGCCGATGCGGTATCTCGGGGTCGTGTTGCTGAACGTGACCGCGATGGAGACCTTCACCCCCACGTTCAGCGCCGAGACGTCGCTCACCGAGCCGGCCCGTGCGCTGCTGCCGCGTGTGCATGAGGCCTGCGTGTTCGAGTTGCTCCGCGAGGGGGCAGCACTCGGGCTGACGACATCGACCACGTTCACCCACGTGCCGTTCTCCGAGACCCCCGGCATCAAGGATGCGGTGCAGCACATGGAGATCCCCGCGGTCCGTCTTCCCCAGCCGATCCTGATCGGCCAGGGCACGGCGGACACGATGACTCCGGTTGCGCTGGCCAACGCCTATGCGCGGGAGCATTGCGAGGCCGGGAGCCAGCTCACCTATCTGGTGTACGAAGGCGAGGAGCACAGTGGCCCGATGAGCGTGGGGCGCGAGGACTTCTCGAAGTGGGTGGAGGGGCGGTTTCGCGGTGAAGTCTCGCCAGGCAACTGTGCGTCGCTCGAGCGTTAGGCGGCGATTGCCAGCCGTGCGCGATGCGGGCTCCGTTCGTAGTCGCAGCCACGATCGAATTCCGCCTCGCTCTTCGAGCCTCGATCTCGCTACGCTTCGCACGTGGAAGCGAATCCGCGCCAGAGTGGCCTCCCAACGCAGGTGAGCGAACTCCCGGTCCTCGCGGAGAACCCCGGCGAGCTACCGGAGAACGAACGCCCCTGGGACCGCTACGCACGGGCAAAGCACGATGCACCGGTGTTTCGCTTCGGAGGGGCGGTCGTCGTCCGGAACCTCGAGGCGATCAAGGCGGTTCTGGCCGACCGTTCGTTTCAGCAGGGCGCCCGGAAGGCGATGGAGCTCATGCCCGGCCTCGACCCCCGGTTCGTCGCTCGCCGCAAGAAGAGCCTGCTCCTTCGAGATGGACCCGATCATCTGCGGATGCGACGGATCGCCTCGAAGTCGAGCTTCAGTCCGAAGAAGAGCGATCGCTACCGGCCGATGATGCAGTCGATCATGGAGCGGTTGACGGACGGCGTCCCGGCGGACGGGGCGTGCGATGCCGTGTCGGTGCTGACCCATGACTACCCGACGCGCGTCATCATCCACGTGCTCGGCGGGGCCGAGAGCGATACAGAGATGTTCAGCGCGCTCGTCGAGACCGTTCTGGATGCCATGACCGGCGTCCCGGCGGCGGTCGAGGAAGCCCTGGTGGCCCACGAACAGCTCGACGCCTTCATTCTGGATCTAATCGAGGAGAAACGCACGTCTCCTGGGGCGGATCTCATCACTGATCTGGTTCAAGCCGAGACGGAAGAGGGGACGCTCAGTGCGGAGGAGGTGCTGAACACCGCGGTTTCCGTCATCACGGCGGGAACGGACACGACGCGGAACCAGCTTGCGATCGGGTTGCATCTCTTTGCCGATCATCCTGCGCAATGGGAAGCGCTGGCGGACGAGTCGAGCCTCGAGGCGGC
This region of Myxococcota bacterium genomic DNA includes:
- a CDS encoding lipase family protein codes for the protein MVRFNRWQLVQAATLVALATAFAGSGSAQSPSASVDGGAGTPSSFYQWSDSVPTTAGKLLRSEPLEDRLQLEQSARSVRFLYSSESFSGKPVAVSAAAFLPEGEAPKGGWPVIAWSHGTVGIADQCAPSWSGRSERDVSYLNYWLAKGYAIVATDYEGLGTPGPHPYLHCEAAARGNIDAVVAAQGLGWGLSKKWLVTGQSQGGHGALCTAVQASSRAPDLEFVGTLATAPGIGFLKAYSGQHTERDGPMRYLGVVLLNVTAMETFTPTFSAETSLTEPARALLPRVHEACVFELLREGAALGLTTSTTFTHVPFSETPGIKDAVQHMEIPAVRLPQPILIGQGTADTMTPVALANAYAREHCEAGSQLTYLVYEGEEHSGPMSVGREDFSKWVEGRFRGEVSPGNCASLER
- a CDS encoding cytochrome P450, giving the protein MEANPRQSGLPTQVSELPVLAENPGELPENERPWDRYARAKHDAPVFRFGGAVVVRNLEAIKAVLADRSFQQGARKAMELMPGLDPRFVARRKKSLLLRDGPDHLRMRRIASKSSFSPKKSDRYRPMMQSIMERLTDGVPADGACDAVSVLTHDYPTRVIIHVLGGAESDTEMFSALVETVLDAMTGVPAAVEEALVAHEQLDAFILDLIEEKRTSPGADLITDLVQAETEEGTLSAEEVLNTAVSVITAGTDTTRNQLAIGLHLFADHPAQWEALADESSLEAAAHEILRYSPLAHVLLRTSDENARVAGVDVPAGTMLVLDIGGAQRDPAVYDDPNTFDLGRPEPVDHLGLGFGHKYCLGASLATAEIVEALRVLRRRFASIEHAGVTRWKRAGFVNGPLELPLRLTSPER